A region from the Aegilops tauschii subsp. strangulata cultivar AL8/78 chromosome 5, Aet v6.0, whole genome shotgun sequence genome encodes:
- the LOC109784351 gene encoding uncharacterized protein, with the protein MPTRKKGPARNATVEHVNTKTSRQPGRSTQSAAPDKKVNDLITSSSKKQKPAEDPLKKNQVLSGGRKLTSLCDSDTENGVADVPSSSMLDHKLSHGNADEPCENIFSQPFHHHNEDGSDGLSKVPVQSTCGNTKRADDEYSELGSLSPEVSAIYLAMQHSKLECIDEQSQDSISTDGGCADPDEAEELDEFDPYTFIKDLPELSMVVPKFRPVLLPKQTRSCPRTTLVLDLDETLVHSTLEPCEDSDFTFPVHFNLRDHTIYVRCRPYLKDFLERVASMFEIIIFTASQSIYAEQLLNVLDPKRRLFRHRVYRESCVYVEGNYLKDLSVLGRDLSRVVIVDNSPQAFGFQLDNGIPIESWFDDPNDKELLALLPFLESLVGVEDVRPFIATKFNLRQKVASATSLAMHFFPNAERAN; encoded by the exons ATGCCGACAAGAAAAAAAGGACCTGCAAGAAATGCAACCGTTGAGCATGTTAATACGAAAACTAGTAGACAACCTGGAAGATCCACTCAGTCGGCAGCTCCTGATAAGAAAGTCAATGATCTAATTACTTCTTCCTCCAAAAAGCAGAAACCTG CCGAAGACCCTCTGAAGAAGAACCAAGTTCTCAGCGGTGGAAGAAAATtaacatctctatgtgattctgATACTGAAAATGGAGTTGCTGATGTGCCAAGTAGTAGTATGCTTGATCACAAG CTGTCTCATGGAAATGCTGACGAACCATGTGAGAACATATTTTCTCAACCATTCCACCATCATAATGAAGACGGCAGTGATGGCTTGAGCAAAG TTCCTGTGCAATCAACATGTGGTAATACAAAGCGCGCAGACGATGAGTACAGTGAATTGGGTAGTCTTTCTCCCGAAGTGTCTGCTATATATCTTGCAATGCAGCACTCTAAGCTGGAGTGTATTGATGAACAAAGTCAAGATTCTATCTCAACAGATGGTGGgtgcgctgatcctgatgaggctgaGGAGCTTGATGAGTTTGACCCTTATACCTTCATAAAGGATTTGCCTGAGTTATCTATGGTTGTACCCAAGTTTCGACCCGTTCTTCTTCCAAAGCAAACTCGGAGCTGCCCTAGAACCACCCTTGTCCTTGATCTGGATG AGACACTGGTGCATTCTACTCTTGAGCCGTGTGAAGATTCTGATTTCACTTTCCCAGTTCATTTTAATCTCAGAGATCACACAATCTATGTACGGTGCCGTCCATATCTGAAAGATTTCCTGGAGAGAGTAGCCAGCATGTTTGAGATAATCATCTTCACGGCCAGTCAAAGTATCTATGCAGAACAACTACTTAATGTTCTTGATCCCAAAAGAAGGTTGTTCCGTCATCGAGTTTATCGTGAGTCTTGTGTCTATGTGGAGGGCAACTACTTAAAGGATCTATCTGTTCTTGGGCGTGACTTGTCTCGTGTTGTCATAGTTGACAATTCTCCGCAG GCCTTTGGGTTCCAACTAGACAACGGCATACCGATTGAGAGCTGGTTCGACGACCCAAACGACAAGGAGCTCCTAGCACTGCTGCCATTCTTGGAAAGCCTGGTTGGGGTGGAAGATGTCCGGCCATTCATCGCAACCAAGTTCAACCTCCGCCAGAAGGTTGCCAGCGCGACTTCCCTTGCGATGCACTTCTTTCCCAACGCGGAGCGTGCCAACTGA